A single genomic interval of Rhizobium leguminosarum bv. trifolii WSM1325 harbors:
- a CDS encoding binding-protein-dependent transport systems inner membrane component (PFAM: binding-protein-dependent transport systems inner membrane component~KEGG: sugar ABC transporter; K02026 multiple sugar transport system permease protein): MADVGTLNTTAAGIDAVAPKLGDGPSGPRPRPAVSARNIMLYGTLIIAALYYLLPLYVMVVTSLKGMPEIRLGNIFSPPMEITFEPWVKAWAQACTGLNCDGLSRGFWNSVRITVPSVIISIAIASVNGYALANWRFRGSELFFSILIVGAFIPYQVMIYPIVIILREIGIYGTLTGLVIVHSIFGMPILTLLFRNYFVSLPEELFKAARVDGAGFWQIFLRIMLPMSLPIFVVAMILQVTGIWNDFLFGVVFTRPDTYPMTVQLNNIVNSVQGVKEYNVNMAATILTGLVPLIVYFVSGRLFVRGIAAGAVKG, from the coding sequence GTGGCTGATGTAGGAACTCTCAACACCACCGCCGCCGGCATCGACGCCGTGGCGCCTAAACTCGGCGATGGCCCTAGCGGCCCCAGGCCGCGCCCGGCGGTGTCGGCGCGTAACATCATGCTCTACGGCACGCTGATCATCGCAGCGCTCTACTATCTGTTGCCGCTCTATGTGATGGTGGTGACTTCGCTGAAGGGCATGCCGGAAATCCGGCTCGGCAACATCTTTTCGCCGCCGATGGAGATCACCTTCGAACCCTGGGTGAAAGCCTGGGCGCAGGCCTGCACCGGGCTCAACTGCGATGGCCTGTCGCGCGGTTTCTGGAATTCGGTGCGCATCACGGTGCCGTCGGTGATCATCTCGATCGCGATCGCCTCGGTGAACGGTTATGCGCTGGCAAACTGGCGCTTCAGAGGATCCGAGCTTTTCTTCTCGATCCTCATCGTCGGCGCGTTCATTCCCTACCAGGTAATGATCTATCCGATCGTCATCATCCTGCGCGAAATCGGCATCTACGGCACGCTGACCGGCCTCGTCATCGTGCATTCGATCTTCGGCATGCCGATCCTGACGCTGCTCTTCCGCAATTATTTCGTGTCGCTGCCGGAGGAACTGTTCAAGGCGGCGCGTGTCGACGGGGCGGGCTTCTGGCAGATCTTCCTGCGGATCATGCTGCCGATGTCGCTGCCGATCTTCGTGGTCGCGATGATCCTGCAGGTGACCGGCATCTGGAACGACTTCCTGTTCGGCGTGGTCTTCACCCGGCCGGATACCTATCCGATGACAGTACAGCTCAACAACATCGTCAATTCCGTCCAGGGCGTGAAGGAATACAACGTCAACATGGCGGCAACGATCCTGACGGGTCTGGTGCCGCTCATCGTCTACTTCGTGTCGGGGCGGCTTTTCGTCCGCGGCATCGCCGCCGGCGCAGTGAAGGGTTGA
- a CDS encoding ABC transporter related (PFAM: ABC transporter related; Transport-associated OB domain protein~SMART: AAA ATPase~KEGG: rec:RHECIAT_CH0002561 probable sugar ABC transporter, ATP-binding protein) yields the protein MNMNASVSIKDLSLNFGAVSVLKDLNLDINDGEFLVLLGSSGCGKSTLLNCIAGLLDASEGQIFIKGKNVTWEEPKDRGIGMVFQSYALYPQMTVEKNLSFGLRVAKVPQAEIDKRVARASEILQIQPLLKRKPAELSGGQRQRVAIGRALVRDVDVFLFDEPLSNLDAKLRSELRVEIKRLHQSLKNTMIYVTHDQIEALTLADRIAIMKSGIIQQLDDPTTIYNRPRNLFVAGFIGSPSMNFLHGELVKSGDGIAFSANGVIFSLADYDAGETLQPGRKVVLGVRPEHIKVNENTGGEEHDATVDIEEPMGADNLLWLKHAGHTMSVRVNGARRFNVGAKVKLSFDMTVASVFDAESELRL from the coding sequence ATGAATATGAATGCAAGCGTCTCCATCAAGGATCTGTCCCTGAACTTCGGTGCGGTCAGCGTACTGAAGGACCTCAACCTCGACATCAATGACGGCGAATTCCTCGTGCTCCTCGGCTCGTCCGGCTGCGGCAAGTCGACCTTGCTGAATTGCATCGCCGGCCTGCTCGATGCCTCGGAAGGGCAGATCTTCATCAAGGGCAAGAACGTTACCTGGGAAGAGCCGAAGGACCGCGGCATCGGCATGGTGTTCCAGTCCTATGCGCTCTATCCGCAGATGACCGTCGAGAAGAACCTGTCCTTCGGTCTTCGCGTCGCCAAGGTGCCGCAGGCAGAGATCGACAAGCGGGTGGCGCGTGCCTCCGAAATCCTGCAGATTCAGCCGCTGCTGAAGCGCAAGCCGGCTGAGCTATCCGGCGGCCAGCGCCAGCGCGTGGCGATCGGCCGGGCACTGGTGCGCGATGTCGACGTCTTCCTGTTCGACGAGCCGCTGTCCAATCTCGACGCCAAACTCCGCTCGGAGCTGCGTGTCGAGATCAAGCGCCTGCACCAGTCGCTGAAGAACACGATGATCTACGTCACCCATGATCAGATCGAGGCGCTGACGCTTGCCGACCGCATCGCCATCATGAAGAGCGGCATCATCCAGCAGCTCGACGATCCGACGACGATTTACAACAGGCCGCGCAATCTGTTCGTTGCCGGTTTCATCGGCTCGCCGTCGATGAATTTCCTGCACGGCGAGCTGGTCAAATCAGGCGACGGCATTGCTTTTTCGGCCAATGGCGTCATTTTCTCGCTCGCTGACTACGACGCTGGCGAGACGCTGCAGCCCGGCCGCAAAGTGGTGCTCGGCGTTCGTCCGGAACACATCAAGGTCAACGAGAATACCGGCGGCGAAGAACATGACGCCACCGTCGATATCGAGGAGCCGATGGGCGCGGACAATCTGCTGTGGCTGAAACATGCCGGTCACACGATGTCGGTACGTGTCAACGGCGCACGCCGCTTCAACGTCGGAGCCAAGGTGAAGCTCAGCTTCGACATGACGGTCGCCTCGGTCTTCGATGCCGAAAGCGAGCTGCGTCTCTAG
- a CDS encoding extracellular solute-binding protein family 1 (PFAM: extracellular solute-binding protein family 1~KEGG: rec:RHECIAT_CH0002564 probable sugar ABC transporter, substrate-binding protein) — protein MKIRILAAVLAASVALPFGAANATDLEVTHWWTSGGESAAVAELAKAFDATGNHWVDGAIAGSGGTARPIMISRITGGDPMGATQFNHGRQAEELVQAGLMRDLTDVATAEHWKDIVRPSSLLDSCTIDGKIYCAPVNIHSWQWLWLSNAAFKKAGVEVPKNWDEFVAAAPALEKAGIIPLAVGGQPWQATGAFDVLMVAVAGKDTFNKVFKDKDAEVAAGPEIAKVFKAADDARRMAKGSNVQDWNQATNLVITGKAGGQIMGDWAQGEFALAGQKAGTDYTCLPGLGVNEIISTGGDAFYFPLLKDEEKSKAQAVLAKTLLDPKTQVAFNLKKGSLPVRGDVDLAAANDCMKKGLEILAKGNVIQGTDQLLSADSQKQKEDLFSEFFANPSMTPEDAQKRFAGIIASAD, from the coding sequence ATGAAAATCCGTATATTGGCGGCCGTACTTGCCGCTTCGGTCGCGCTTCCGTTCGGCGCCGCAAATGCCACCGATCTCGAAGTCACGCATTGGTGGACTTCGGGCGGCGAATCAGCTGCCGTCGCCGAACTGGCAAAGGCATTCGACGCTACCGGCAACCACTGGGTCGACGGTGCTATCGCCGGTTCCGGCGGCACTGCCCGTCCGATCATGATCAGCCGCATCACCGGCGGCGACCCAATGGGCGCCACCCAGTTCAACCATGGCCGCCAGGCCGAGGAACTCGTTCAGGCCGGGCTGATGCGCGATCTGACGGATGTGGCGACTGCCGAGCACTGGAAGGACATCGTTCGTCCGTCGAGCCTGCTCGATTCCTGCACCATCGACGGCAAGATCTATTGCGCTCCCGTCAACATCCACTCCTGGCAGTGGTTGTGGCTGTCGAACGCCGCCTTCAAGAAGGCCGGCGTCGAAGTTCCGAAGAACTGGGACGAGTTCGTCGCCGCCGCTCCGGCGCTCGAAAAGGCCGGCATCATTCCGCTCGCCGTCGGCGGTCAGCCGTGGCAGGCGACTGGCGCCTTCGACGTGCTGATGGTTGCCGTCGCCGGCAAGGATACCTTCAACAAGGTCTTCAAGGACAAGGATGCGGAAGTTGCCGCCGGTCCCGAAATCGCCAAGGTGTTCAAGGCGGCCGACGACGCTCGGCGCATGGCCAAAGGCAGCAACGTCCAGGATTGGAACCAAGCCACCAACCTTGTCATCACAGGCAAGGCCGGCGGTCAGATCATGGGCGACTGGGCGCAGGGTGAGTTCGCGCTCGCCGGTCAGAAGGCCGGTACCGACTATACCTGCCTGCCGGGCCTCGGCGTGAACGAGATCATCTCGACTGGCGGCGACGCCTTCTACTTCCCGCTGCTGAAGGACGAGGAAAAGTCCAAGGCGCAGGCCGTGCTTGCCAAGACCCTGCTCGATCCCAAGACCCAGGTTGCCTTCAACCTGAAGAAGGGTTCTCTGCCGGTTCGCGGCGACGTCGATCTCGCCGCCGCCAACGATTGCATGAAGAAGGGTCTCGAAATCCTGGCCAAGGGCAACGTGATCCAAGGTACCGACCAGCTGCTTTCGGCCGACAGCCAGAAGCAGAAGGAAGACCTCTTCTCCGAATTCTTCGCCAACCCATCGATGACGCCGGAAGACGCTCAGAAGCGTTTCGCCGGGATCATCGCTTCTGCTGACTGA
- a CDS encoding beta-mannosidase protein (KEGG: rec:RHECIAT_CH0002560 beta-mannosidase protein): MTHRSTTPNIDLSGSWQLASVDGKIRTAIMLPGDVHTALHRASLIPDPYFGRNEEKVQWVAEREWAVERSFTLQEIEGDWYLDIDYLDTVASVHVNGFLALEADNSFRRYRPDVSSMLKSGDNSIRIVFASNVAVGAARQKQQPFYIPYSTGNSPIPDGNMLRKPQCHFGWDWNIAIAPLGLYGTIALKKLETARIEHVVTRQTHNNDGSVDLKVTATLFSKGPDIAQVYFDLDGERVRLDVGVNGETHVNHLFHIDNPRLWWPSGSGEQALYRLSVELPTDEVTKQIGLRTIELITTPDASGSRFAFEVNGREIFCRGANWIPADALFSLSSPEKTEDLLQSAKAANMNMIRVWGGGFYEQDHFYDLCDRLGLMVWQDFMFACNLYPSTEDFLDNVTIEVDFQVRRLSSHPSIVLWCGDNELVGALTWFEESRKDRDRYLVSYDRLNRTIEQAVKKALPGALWWPSSPASGYLDFGDAWHADGSGDMHYWSVWHENKSFDNYRSVRPRFCSEFGFQSYTSLPVIKTYAEAKDMNIASPVMELHQKNAGGNERIAGTMFRYFRFPKDFPNFVYLSQIQQGLAIKTAVEYWRSLKPHCMGTIYWQLNDTWPVASWSSLDYGGRWKAMHYLVKRFFQPVAVAAIPSDDGKTIRFSLVNDTLADVSVDLSISLLTTKGERRHLRDVRAICSPDAAVTATSIDVSDIPEGTLLAWRFTASNGTGGEGHHVNGTYKALELEPAGLTVTHDYVEENGSVDINVTARGLALFVMIETETDGKYSDNAFDLAAGESRRITFTPARPLDRGALPEFRFYDLYSCQSAD, encoded by the coding sequence GTGACGCATCGATCAACTACTCCCAACATCGACCTTTCCGGTTCGTGGCAGCTCGCCTCCGTCGACGGCAAGATCCGCACCGCGATCATGCTGCCGGGCGACGTGCACACGGCGCTCCACCGTGCAAGCTTGATCCCCGATCCCTATTTCGGCCGCAACGAGGAAAAGGTGCAGTGGGTCGCCGAGCGCGAATGGGCAGTCGAGCGCAGCTTCACGCTTCAGGAGATCGAGGGCGACTGGTATCTCGATATCGACTATCTCGACACGGTTGCCAGCGTCCACGTCAACGGTTTTCTGGCGCTCGAAGCCGACAACAGCTTCCGCCGCTATCGTCCTGACGTTTCCAGCATGCTGAAATCAGGCGACAACAGCATCCGCATCGTCTTCGCCTCCAACGTCGCTGTCGGCGCTGCGCGACAGAAGCAGCAGCCCTTCTACATCCCCTACAGCACGGGCAACTCGCCGATCCCCGACGGCAACATGCTGCGCAAGCCGCAATGCCATTTCGGCTGGGACTGGAACATTGCCATTGCCCCGCTCGGCCTCTACGGGACGATCGCGCTGAAGAAGCTCGAAACCGCGCGCATCGAACATGTGGTCACCCGCCAGACCCACAATAACGACGGCTCGGTGGACCTCAAAGTGACGGCAACGCTGTTTTCAAAGGGGCCAGACATTGCCCAGGTCTATTTCGACCTCGACGGCGAGCGGGTGCGCCTGGATGTCGGCGTCAACGGCGAGACGCATGTCAACCACCTCTTCCATATCGACAATCCGCGCCTCTGGTGGCCCTCCGGCAGTGGCGAGCAGGCGCTCTACAGGCTTTCCGTCGAATTGCCGACTGATGAGGTGACCAAGCAGATCGGTCTTCGCACCATCGAGCTGATCACCACGCCGGATGCATCAGGCAGTCGCTTCGCCTTCGAGGTCAATGGCCGCGAGATCTTCTGCCGCGGCGCCAACTGGATACCGGCCGACGCGCTGTTTTCGCTGTCTTCGCCCGAGAAGACCGAAGACCTGCTGCAATCGGCCAAAGCCGCCAACATGAACATGATCCGCGTCTGGGGCGGCGGCTTCTATGAGCAGGATCATTTCTATGATCTCTGCGACCGGCTGGGCCTTATGGTCTGGCAGGACTTCATGTTCGCCTGCAACCTTTATCCCTCGACCGAGGACTTTCTCGACAATGTGACGATCGAGGTCGATTTCCAGGTGCGCCGGCTCTCCTCGCATCCGTCGATCGTGCTCTGGTGCGGCGACAATGAGCTGGTCGGAGCACTGACCTGGTTCGAGGAATCCCGTAAAGACCGCGACCGCTATCTCGTCTCCTATGATCGCCTCAACCGCACGATCGAGCAGGCAGTGAAAAAGGCGCTGCCCGGCGCGCTCTGGTGGCCTTCGAGCCCGGCTTCCGGTTATCTCGATTTCGGCGATGCCTGGCATGCGGACGGATCCGGCGACATGCATTACTGGTCGGTCTGGCACGAGAACAAGTCGTTCGACAACTACCGCTCGGTGCGTCCACGCTTCTGCTCGGAATTCGGCTTCCAGTCCTATACGTCGCTGCCTGTGATCAAGACCTATGCCGAGGCGAAAGACATGAACATCGCTTCCCCGGTCATGGAGCTGCACCAGAAGAATGCCGGCGGCAACGAGCGCATCGCCGGCACGATGTTCCGTTATTTCCGCTTCCCCAAGGATTTTCCGAACTTCGTCTATCTCTCCCAAATCCAGCAGGGGCTGGCGATCAAGACGGCGGTGGAATACTGGCGGTCGCTCAAACCCCATTGCATGGGCACGATCTACTGGCAGCTCAACGACACCTGGCCGGTCGCCTCCTGGTCGAGCCTCGACTATGGCGGCCGCTGGAAGGCGATGCACTATCTCGTCAAGCGCTTCTTCCAGCCGGTCGCGGTCGCGGCCATTCCTTCCGACGACGGCAAGACGATCCGTTTCTCGCTGGTCAACGACACGCTTGCCGATGTCAGTGTCGACCTTTCGATCTCGCTGCTGACGACGAAGGGCGAGCGCCGACACCTGAGAGACGTACGGGCCATATGTTCGCCGGATGCGGCCGTCACTGCCACGAGCATCGACGTTTCCGATATTCCCGAGGGAACGTTGCTTGCCTGGCGTTTCACCGCGTCGAACGGCACAGGCGGCGAGGGGCACCATGTCAACGGTACCTACAAGGCGCTGGAGCTGGAACCTGCGGGGCTGACAGTCACCCACGACTATGTCGAGGAGAATGGCTCCGTCGACATAAACGTCACCGCTAGGGGACTTGCGCTTTTCGTGATGATCGAAACCGAGACCGACGGCAAATATTCCGACAACGCCTTCGATCTTGCGGCCGGCGAGAGCCGCCGCATCACCTTTACCCCGGCACGGCCGCTTGATCGTGGCGCGCTTCCGGAGTTCCGGTTCTACGACCTGTATTCCTGCCAGTCGGCGGATTGA
- a CDS encoding transcriptional regulator, LacI family (PFAM: periplasmic binding protein/LacI transcriptional regulator~SMART: regulatory protein LacI~KEGG: rec:RHECIAT_CH0002565 probable transcriptional regulator protein, LacI family), with protein sequence MENKGNFGNAASTPAARERPTLKTIAFMTGLGVTTVSRALKDAPDIGAETKERVRMVARQLGYQPNRAGVRLRTGKTNVIALVLSIDEEIMGFSSQMVFGISEVLSGTPYHIVITPHSHSKDPMLPVRYILDTGSADGVIISRIEPDDPRVRLLSERGMPFATHGRTDAGLTHPFHDFDNEAFAHKAVEKLVKRGRRRIALLQPPSKLTYYAHIRIGFQTGLHDYGAEEVPLRINTDAPLADIRDVVEVMMRSANAPDGIVCSAGSAAIAVNAGIEAAGKALGRDLDMVSKQSVPILNWIRPEIITAQEDVRHAGREMAKAVIARIDGVEPELLQSISQPTWPESGR encoded by the coding sequence ATGGAAAACAAGGGAAATTTCGGGAACGCGGCATCGACGCCGGCAGCGCGCGAGCGCCCGACGTTGAAGACGATCGCCTTCATGACGGGCCTTGGCGTGACGACGGTGTCGCGCGCGCTGAAGGATGCGCCGGATATCGGGGCCGAAACCAAGGAGCGCGTGCGCATGGTCGCCCGCCAGCTCGGCTACCAGCCGAACAGGGCGGGTGTGCGCCTCCGTACCGGCAAGACCAACGTCATCGCCCTCGTCCTCAGCATCGACGAGGAAATCATGGGCTTCTCGAGCCAGATGGTCTTCGGCATCTCCGAGGTGCTATCCGGCACGCCCTATCATATCGTCATCACGCCGCATTCGCACAGCAAGGACCCAATGCTGCCGGTGCGCTATATCCTTGATACCGGCTCGGCCGACGGCGTCATCATCTCACGCATCGAGCCGGACGATCCGCGCGTAAGGCTGCTGAGCGAGCGCGGCATGCCCTTTGCCACGCATGGGCGCACCGATGCGGGTCTCACGCATCCCTTCCACGATTTCGACAACGAGGCCTTCGCCCATAAGGCGGTGGAAAAGCTGGTCAAGCGCGGCCGGCGCCGCATCGCCCTGCTGCAGCCGCCGAGCAAGCTCACTTACTACGCCCATATCCGCATCGGCTTCCAGACCGGCCTGCATGATTACGGCGCCGAGGAAGTGCCGCTGCGCATCAACACCGACGCCCCGCTCGCCGATATCCGCGACGTCGTCGAGGTGATGATGCGCTCGGCCAACGCCCCCGACGGCATCGTCTGTTCGGCCGGCAGTGCTGCAATCGCCGTCAATGCCGGCATCGAAGCCGCCGGCAAGGCGCTCGGCCGCGATCTCGACATGGTCTCCAAGCAATCGGTACCGATCCTGAACTGGATCCGCCCCGAGATCATCACCGCCCAGGAAGACGTCCGCCATGCCGGCCGCGAAATGGCCAAAGCCGTCATCGCCCGCATCGACGGCGTCGAACCAGAACTGTTGCAGAGCATTAGTCAGCCGACCTGGCCGGAGAGTGGCAGGTAG
- a CDS encoding leucyl-tRNA synthetase (TIGRFAM: leucyl-tRNA synthetase~KEGG: bcy:Bcer98_3415 leucyl-tRNA synthetase) has translation MPYDPKTIEPKWQAYWADHHIFRAEIDPARPKFYALDMFPYPSGAGLHVGHPLGYTATDITCRYKRMRGFNVLHPMGWDSFGLPAERHAMRTGVHPDITTKRNIETFRGQVQRLGFSYDWSREFATTDPAYVRWTQWIFLKLFEKGLAYQEEIAVNWCPAQNAVLADEEVKDGRYVETGDPVIRRRMRQWMLRITAYADRLLQGLDGLDWPENLKTMQRNWIGRSEGAEIRFPLEHGKKVITVFTTRPETLFGASYMVLAPEHPAVAAIIEPEMREAVAAYIAEAEGLEETVRADGRREKTGVFTGAYATNPANGARLPVWVADYVLAGYGTGALMAVPAHDARDYAFAHAHELPIIRVVDSEDDIEKVAYEGEGAMVNSGFLDGLGSPEARSAIIAWLQANGAGWPKVMYRLRDWLFSRQRYWGEPIPVLHLADGSVMPLPEECLPLLPPELDDYAPAPDGEPPLARAQAWVETIVPGTDIPARRETNTMPQWAGSCWYYLRFLDPENTSEPVGREAERYWMPVDLYVGGAEHAVLHLLYARFWHKVLYDIGVVSTEEPFQRLFNQGMILAHSYRDAAGRYYAPSFVVEEEGRWLAGSVEMQRAVEKMSKSRLNVVNPDDVVHQFGADALRLYEMFMGPLDAAKPWQTAGVIGVRRFLERAWRIVCDESDGLSAAVLEAASSPQLLRLRHQTVKAVTADIEAIRFNTAVSRLMELANALTAEAVRPREVVETLVLLLAPFAPHIAEELWSKLGHGETLTWVSWPTFDPAMVGMETREYVVQINGKVRHRFEAAADLGEALLAAARSEPSIMALLDGKTVVKEILVPGRLVNFVVEDL, from the coding sequence ATGCCTTATGATCCCAAGACGATCGAACCGAAGTGGCAGGCCTATTGGGCCGACCACCATATCTTCCGAGCGGAAATCGATCCGGCCAGACCGAAATTCTACGCACTCGACATGTTCCCATATCCTTCGGGTGCGGGCCTGCATGTCGGCCATCCTCTCGGCTATACGGCCACTGATATAACGTGCCGCTACAAACGCATGCGCGGCTTCAACGTCCTGCATCCGATGGGATGGGACAGTTTCGGCCTGCCTGCGGAGCGCCACGCGATGCGGACAGGTGTGCATCCCGATATCACGACGAAGCGCAATATCGAGACGTTTCGCGGGCAGGTGCAGAGGCTGGGTTTCTCCTATGACTGGAGTCGCGAGTTTGCCACGACCGACCCCGCCTATGTGCGCTGGACGCAGTGGATCTTTCTGAAGCTGTTCGAGAAGGGCCTCGCCTATCAGGAGGAGATCGCGGTCAACTGGTGCCCGGCCCAGAACGCGGTGCTTGCCGACGAGGAGGTCAAGGACGGGCGTTATGTCGAGACCGGCGATCCCGTCATTCGCCGCAGGATGCGCCAGTGGATGCTGCGCATCACGGCCTATGCCGACCGGCTGCTGCAGGGATTGGACGGCCTCGACTGGCCCGAAAACCTGAAAACCATGCAGCGCAACTGGATCGGACGCTCCGAGGGCGCCGAAATCCGGTTTCCGCTCGAGCACGGCAAAAAGGTCATCACCGTCTTCACGACGCGCCCCGAAACCCTGTTCGGAGCAAGCTATATGGTGCTCGCGCCGGAGCATCCTGCCGTTGCCGCCATCATCGAGCCGGAAATGCGCGAGGCAGTGGCCGCCTATATAGCCGAGGCCGAAGGATTGGAAGAGACGGTGCGGGCCGATGGCAGGCGCGAGAAGACGGGCGTCTTCACCGGCGCTTATGCGACCAACCCTGCCAACGGAGCCCGGCTGCCGGTTTGGGTGGCCGATTACGTGCTGGCTGGCTACGGCACCGGCGCCCTGATGGCGGTGCCGGCTCATGACGCGCGCGACTACGCTTTTGCCCATGCGCACGAGCTGCCGATCATTCGCGTGGTCGACAGCGAGGACGATATCGAAAAGGTGGCTTATGAGGGCGAGGGGGCGATGGTCAACTCCGGCTTCCTGGATGGCCTGGGCTCGCCGGAGGCGAGATCCGCCATCATCGCCTGGCTGCAGGCGAACGGCGCGGGCTGGCCGAAGGTCATGTACCGCCTGCGCGACTGGCTGTTTTCCCGCCAGCGCTACTGGGGTGAGCCGATCCCGGTGCTGCATCTGGCGGATGGCTCGGTGATGCCGCTGCCTGAAGAATGCCTGCCGCTGTTGCCGCCTGAACTGGACGACTACGCTCCGGCGCCGGATGGCGAACCGCCGCTTGCCCGTGCGCAGGCCTGGGTCGAAACGATCGTGCCGGGCACCGATATTCCGGCACGGCGGGAGACCAACACGATGCCGCAATGGGCGGGCTCCTGCTGGTATTATCTCAGATTCCTCGATCCGGAGAACACCAGCGAACCCGTCGGGCGCGAGGCCGAGCGCTATTGGATGCCGGTCGATCTCTATGTCGGTGGTGCCGAGCACGCGGTCCTGCATCTGCTCTATGCCCGCTTCTGGCATAAGGTGCTCTACGACATCGGCGTCGTTTCGACGGAAGAGCCGTTCCAGCGGCTGTTCAACCAAGGCATGATCCTTGCTCATTCCTACCGCGATGCGGCGGGCCGGTATTACGCGCCGTCTTTCGTCGTCGAAGAGGAGGGCAGATGGTTGGCTGGGTCGGTCGAAATGCAGCGCGCCGTAGAGAAGATGTCGAAGTCGCGGCTGAACGTTGTCAATCCCGACGATGTCGTCCATCAGTTCGGGGCCGACGCCTTGCGCCTGTACGAGATGTTCATGGGGCCTCTGGACGCGGCAAAACCCTGGCAGACCGCTGGCGTGATCGGCGTGCGTCGGTTTCTGGAGCGTGCCTGGCGTATTGTCTGCGACGAGAGCGACGGACTGTCCGCAGCGGTGCTGGAGGCGGCCTCCAGCCCGCAGCTTCTGCGCTTGCGCCACCAGACCGTGAAGGCCGTGACGGCGGATATCGAAGCAATTCGGTTCAATACCGCGGTTTCCCGGCTGATGGAACTGGCCAACGCATTGACGGCGGAAGCGGTGCGTCCGCGCGAAGTGGTGGAGACACTCGTGCTGTTGCTCGCACCCTTTGCGCCTCACATCGCGGAGGAGTTATGGAGCAAGCTTGGTCACGGGGAAACGCTGACATGGGTTTCCTGGCCCACCTTCGATCCTGCAATGGTCGGGATGGAGACCCGCGAATATGTCGTGCAGATCAACGGCAAGGTTCGCCACCGCTTCGAAGCCGCCGCCGATCTCGGCGAGGCGCTGCTTGCAGCGGCGCGATCCGAACCTTCCATCATGGCCTTGCTCGACGGCAAAACGGTGGTCAAGGAAATTCTGGTCCCGGGGCGACTGGTGAATTTCGTCGTCGAAGACCTGTGA
- a CDS encoding binding-protein-dependent transport systems inner membrane component (PFAM: binding-protein-dependent transport systems inner membrane component~KEGG: rec:RHECIAT_CH0002563 probable sugar ABC transporter, permease protein), which yields MTGQARAGRPNKLLRNLNAKIASIPMILTALVIFVGGTFWTIFYSFTNSKLLPRLSFVGFDQYQRLWAAPRWVTAIENLAVYGILSLIFSLVIGFMLAALMDQKIRFENTFRTIFLYPFALSFIVTGLVWQWVLNPDFGIQAVVRSIGWTSFTFNPLYTPEIVIYGILIAALWQGTGLVMCLMLAGLRGIDEDIWKAARVDGIPMWRTYLFIVIPMMRPVFITTIVIIASGIVKVYDLVVAQTSGGPGISSEVPAKYVYDYMFQAQNLGQGFAASTMMLVTVAIIIVPWAYLEFGGGRKRG from the coding sequence ATGACGGGTCAAGCGCGAGCAGGCCGGCCAAACAAGTTACTGCGCAATCTGAATGCCAAGATTGCGTCTATCCCGATGATCCTCACAGCGCTGGTGATCTTTGTCGGCGGCACGTTTTGGACGATCTTTTATTCTTTCACTAATTCCAAGCTCCTTCCGCGGTTGAGCTTTGTCGGATTCGATCAGTACCAGCGCCTCTGGGCGGCACCCCGCTGGGTGACGGCGATCGAGAATCTGGCAGTCTACGGCATCCTCTCGCTGATCTTCAGCCTGGTCATCGGTTTCATGCTCGCCGCGCTGATGGACCAGAAAATCCGCTTCGAAAACACCTTCCGCACCATCTTTCTTTATCCCTTCGCGCTGTCCTTCATCGTGACGGGCCTCGTCTGGCAATGGGTTCTGAACCCTGATTTCGGCATTCAGGCGGTGGTGCGCTCGATCGGGTGGACGAGCTTCACCTTCAATCCGCTCTATACGCCTGAAATCGTCATCTACGGCATTCTGATCGCGGCACTCTGGCAGGGAACGGGTCTCGTCATGTGCCTGATGCTCGCCGGCCTGCGTGGGATCGACGAGGATATCTGGAAAGCGGCGCGCGTGGACGGGATTCCGATGTGGAGGACCTACCTCTTCATCGTCATCCCGATGATGCGGCCGGTCTTCATCACCACGATCGTCATCATCGCCTCCGGCATCGTCAAGGTCTACGACCTCGTGGTCGCCCAGACATCGGGCGGACCGGGCATTTCCTCGGAAGTGCCGGCGAAATATGTCTACGATTACATGTTCCAGGCGCAAAACCTGGGGCAGGGCTTTGCTGCCTCGACCATGATGCTCGTCACAGTCGCGATCATTATCGTTCCGTGGGCCTATCTGGAATTCGGCGGAGGGCGCAAGCGTGGCTGA